From the genome of Helicoverpa zea isolate HzStark_Cry1AcR chromosome 1, ilHelZeax1.1, whole genome shotgun sequence, one region includes:
- the LOC124631655 gene encoding oxysterol-binding protein-related protein 1 encodes MEDNADRQCKYRTSLPVAQFSRGDFSLWSVLKNCVGKELSKITMPVVFNEPLSFLQRMLEYLEYAHLLRMASEQTDPVARMEYIAAFAVSALASNWERLGKPFNPLLGETYELERPEFRAVCEQVSHHPPVSAFHADSPHFVFHGSVHPKLKFCGKSVEIQPKGHVTVELPRWGEAYTWSNVNCCVHNVIVGKLWIEQFGAMEVTCHGGAGLKANLVFKPAGFNNRDLHRVDGFITDANKKRLKFLYGKWTEYIKCCSASAYEAWARERGEEASAQTPSHTPKKMLAKLNSFKVGALRSMSIQDSDDAENSEDVPKSDDTNNIEIAGSVTLWEARPRPSTSAQYYQFTEFAMSLNELERDMKGQLCPTDSRLRPDIRLLEQGDIDGAATEKTRLEEKQRTARKLLKKSPEAWQPRWFSQGTNPYTKQEDWLYNGGYWDRNYQHLKDVDIF; translated from the exons AACCTCCCTCCCAGTGGCTCAGTTCAGCCGCGGCGACTTCTCCCTCTGGTCTGTGCTGAAGAACTGCGTCGGCAAGGAGCTATCCAAGATCACGATGCCTGTGGTGTTCAACGAGCCCCTGTCCTTCCTCCAGAGGATGTTGGAGTACCTGGAGTACGCTCATCTGCTGAGGATGGCGTCGGAGCAAACCGATCCTGTTGCCAGGATGGAGTATATTGCTG CGTTCGCAGTAAGTGCGTTGGCGTCCAACTGGGAGCGCCTGGGCAAGCCGTTCAACCCTCTGCTCGGGGAGACTTATGAACTCGAGCGCCCCGAGTTCAGGGCTGTTTGTGAACAG GTATCCCACCACCCCCCAGTGTCGGCTTTCCACGCCGACAGTCCTCACTTCGTGTTCCACGGTTCAGTTCACCCCAAGCTGAAGTTCTGTGGCAAAAGCGTCGAGATTCAGCCTAAGGGCCACGTCACTGTTGAGCTGCCGAG ATGGGGCGAAGCTTACACCTGGAGCAACGTCAACTGCTGCGTCCATAACGTGATCGTTGGCAAGCTCTGGATAGAACAGTTTGGCGCCATGGAGGTGACCTGTCATGGCGGTGCCGGGCTTAAAGCGAACCTCGTCTTCAAGCCAGCTGGGTTCAATAATAGGGACCTGCATCGCGTGGATGGGTTCATTACTGATGCCAA CAAAAAGCGCCTCAAGTTCCTGTACGGCAAATGGACGGAGTATATAAAGTGCTGCAGCGCTTCAGCGTACGAGGCGTGGGCTCGCGAGCGTGGCGAGGAGGCGTCGGCGCAGACCCCCTCGCACACGCCCAAGAAGATGCTCGCTAAACTAAACAGCTTTAAGGTCGGGGCGCTGCGCTCCATGTCTATTCAGGAT TCAGACGACGCGGAGAATTCTGAAGACGTGCCGAAGTCAGATGATACGAACAACATAGAAATCGCTGGCTCAGTCACACTGTGGGAGGCGAGGCCGCGACCCAGCACTAGTGCACAG TACTACCAATTCACGGAATTCGCGATGTCTCTGAACGAACTCGAAAGGGACATGAAAGGCCAGCTCTGTCCCACTGACAGCCGACTCAGGCCTGATATCCGACTCCTGGAGCAAGGCGACATCGATGGCGCTGCCACTGAGAAGACCAGGCTTGAGGAGAAGCAGCGCACTGCTAGGAAGCTGCTCAAGAAGTCACCTGAAGCTTGGCAGCCGAG GTGGTTCAGCCAAGGCACGAACCCTTACACGAAGCAAGAAGACTGGTTGTACAACGGCGGCTATTGGGACCGCAACTACCAACACTTGAAGGACGTCGATATATTCTGA